From a region of the Helicobacter hepaticus ATCC 51449 genome:
- a CDS encoding phosphatidylglycerophosphatase A family protein gives MKKQKLIKDLFLSLFYSGYSPKAPGTAGSALALILGMPIVYYSQETLFLASIFIALVAIKHIDIYEEHTQTHDDKSIVIDELVGMWLAMSIVGFGLWELILAFVFFRIFDIYKPSFIGRLDKKVKGGLGVVGDDALAGILAGIVSVLVLQIAQSIFSFFNL, from the coding sequence ATGAAAAAGCAAAAACTCATCAAAGACTTATTTTTAAGTCTATTTTATAGTGGATATTCTCCCAAAGCTCCGGGCACAGCAGGGAGTGCTTTAGCTTTAATCTTGGGTATGCCTATTGTGTATTATTCCCAAGAAACACTTTTTTTGGCAAGTATTTTTATTGCACTCGTAGCAATAAAGCATATTGATATTTATGAAGAACACACTCAAACCCACGATGACAAAAGTATTGTCATTGATGAATTGGTGGGTATGTGGTTAGCAATGTCAATCGTCGGCTTTGGGCTTTGGGAACTTATTTTAGCTTTTGTCTTTTTTAGAATCTTTGATATTTATAAGCCCTCATTTATCGGCAGACTTGATAAAAAGGTAAAAGGTGGCTTAGGTGTGGTGGGTGATGATGCACTTGCTGGTATTTTAGCGGGGATTGTAAGTGTGCTTGTGCTGCAAATTGCTCAAAGCATATTTTCTTTTTTTAATTTATAA
- a CDS encoding HesA/MoeB/ThiF family protein, translated as MYNFTQEQLRRYARHFSLKECGFKGQEKILKSKVLIVGAGGLGSPVAFYLAAAGVGEIGIIDGDNVDLSNLQRQILHTTAEVSTPKIESAMAKLSALNPEITLTPHFTMLEAHNALEILSLYDVIVDGTDNFATKFLINDACVLLNKPYSHGGILRFSGQSMSIKPKESACYACIFDSPPPEGSVPNCASAGVFGAIAGMLGTIQAAEVLKIITGIGQPLYNQLLSFDATTMNFRKIKLKKNPKCRVCGNEGITQLQEYANPTCEIKLFR; from the coding sequence ATGTATAATTTTACGCAAGAGCAGCTAAGGCGCTATGCACGGCATTTTAGTTTGAAAGAATGCGGATTCAAGGGACAAGAGAAAATTTTAAAATCTAAAGTGTTAATTGTTGGCGCAGGAGGGCTTGGCTCACCTGTGGCATTTTATCTCGCAGCAGCAGGAGTGGGAGAGATAGGCATTATTGATGGAGACAATGTAGATTTAAGTAATTTACAAAGGCAGATTCTTCACACTACTGCAGAAGTGAGCACACCAAAGATAGAATCTGCTATGGCTAAACTCTCCGCACTCAACCCGGAAATCACACTCACTCCCCATTTTACTATGCTTGAAGCGCATAATGCACTTGAGATTCTCTCCCTCTATGATGTTATTGTTGATGGCACTGATAATTTTGCTACAAAATTCCTTATTAACGATGCGTGCGTATTACTCAATAAACCTTATTCACACGGAGGTATTTTGCGCTTTAGTGGGCAAAGTATGAGCATAAAGCCAAAAGAGAGTGCTTGCTATGCCTGCATATTTGATAGCCCACCGCCGGAAGGGAGCGTGCCAAATTGTGCAAGTGCAGGAGTATTTGGAGCAATTGCGGGAATGCTTGGCACAATCCAAGCCGCCGAAGTGCTTAAAATCATCACAGGCATAGGACAACCTCTTTATAATCAGCTCCTAAGTTTTGATGCTACTACGATGAATTTTCGCAAAATCAAGCTCAAAAAAAATCCAAAATGTCGTGTATGTGGAAATGAGGGTATCACACAGCTTCAAGAATATGCAAATCCTACGTGCGAAATCAAACTCTTTAGATAA
- a CDS encoding energy transducer TonB, producing the protein MTYKIPTHFPSRLWLWFTISFLFHIIIIAFLLIHFKQMQFKKGTSTDTRMKVAGFQILGGGELESMQNTQQQTSSSFSKQYSSTYIPKPHSPLNASQPFDFGSLSLYEGKGKSRQTLKPKSRVKALAKFPNVDNFAQRDIEELYGAEFGDYGLAEQEFLVNHLRDIGRITQRYLQYPPSALRLGQEGLSAVEFYLHPNGDISGLKIIVSSNYMLLDRNSERTIEIAYKDYPRPTSKTKIRIFVSYGISYYRY; encoded by the coding sequence ATGACATATAAAATTCCTACACATTTTCCCTCCCGCCTTTGGTTGTGGTTCACTATATCATTTTTGTTTCATATAATAATTATTGCTTTCTTGCTTATACATTTTAAACAAATGCAGTTTAAGAAAGGAACTTCTACCGATACGCGTATGAAAGTAGCCGGATTCCAAATCTTGGGCGGTGGAGAGCTAGAATCAATGCAAAATACACAACAGCAGACATCAAGCTCGTTTTCTAAACAATATTCTTCCACATACATTCCCAAACCACATTCTCCATTGAATGCCTCACAGCCTTTTGATTTTGGCTCTTTAAGTCTTTATGAAGGGAAAGGTAAATCAAGACAAACTCTTAAGCCTAAAAGTCGTGTTAAAGCTCTTGCGAAATTTCCAAATGTGGATAACTTTGCACAAAGGGACATTGAGGAACTTTATGGAGCTGAATTTGGTGATTATGGATTAGCTGAACAAGAATTTTTAGTCAATCATTTACGAGATATTGGGCGCATTACACAACGTTACTTGCAATATCCACCGAGTGCATTGCGTTTGGGGCAGGAAGGTTTAAGTGCAGTGGAATTTTATCTCCACCCTAATGGCGATATTAGCGGGCTTAAAATAATTGTTTCTTCAAATTATATGCTATTAGACCGCAATAGTGAGCGCACAATAGAAATTGCCTATAAAGACTATCCACGTCCCACAAGCAAAACTAAAATTCGTATTTTTGTCAGCTATGGCATTTCTTATTATAGATATTAG
- a CDS encoding YciI family protein, producing MGNLFVCLVNYTKPLEEVLQKLDAHRAYLKKGYDKGILLASGARIPRDGGIIIGKFANKDEALSFSQADPFTQHNLARYEIFEFEPILHAQILTDFLKQ from the coding sequence ATGGGAAATTTATTTGTCTGCCTCGTTAATTATACAAAACCACTTGAGGAAGTGCTCCAAAAGCTTGATGCTCATCGTGCTTATCTTAAAAAAGGTTATGACAAGGGGATTTTACTCGCCTCAGGCGCTAGAATCCCTAGAGATGGTGGCATTATTATTGGTAAATTTGCAAATAAAGATGAAGCTTTAAGCTTTTCTCAAGCCGACCCTTTTACGCAGCATAATCTCGCACGATATGAGATTTTTGAGTTTGAGCCTATACTTCACGCACAAATACTTACAGATTTTTTAAAACAATAA
- a CDS encoding response regulator, which translates to MKVLIIENEIYLAQSIANKISDSHLECVIAHSLKDVQKDHYDVILASFGTIGEGYMELSKTYPQAIMILMIAYINDDTVIKPLRNGVTDYIVKPFIVDELIRKITHYKAYREINEEIKFYRSYFSFIERELSTPEPFLYNPPFVIKTNTQRSADIYAMRYAREKHIHFQFYSLKEETWKSIFRVPPKKNEVYCITNLEELKKSDRKDFLEMALKHSVIVSVVSSEKIAFPQVIDISRQTNSVELSGEILSVKEYEKIIITKFESRYPDIELAKKLGMSRKSLWEKRKKYGIIRKNKNTPQSQ; encoded by the coding sequence ATGAAAGTTTTAATTATTGAAAATGAAATTTATCTAGCACAAAGTATTGCCAATAAAATAAGCGATTCTCATTTAGAATGTGTTATTGCTCATTCACTCAAAGATGTTCAAAAAGATCACTATGATGTTATTTTAGCTTCTTTTGGCACGATTGGTGAAGGCTATATGGAGCTTAGCAAAACATATCCACAAGCTATTATGATTCTTATGATTGCATACATAAATGATGATACTGTTATTAAGCCTTTGCGTAATGGCGTAACAGATTATATTGTTAAGCCTTTTATTGTTGATGAACTTATACGTAAAATAACACATTATAAAGCTTATCGTGAGATTAATGAGGAAATTAAATTTTATCGGAGTTATTTTAGCTTTATAGAGCGTGAGCTTAGCACACCCGAGCCATTCTTATATAATCCACCTTTTGTGATTAAAACCAATACTCAACGGAGTGCAGATATTTATGCAATGCGATATGCACGCGAGAAACATATTCATTTCCAATTCTATTCGCTTAAAGAAGAAACTTGGAAAAGTATCTTTCGTGTGCCGCCAAAGAAGAATGAGGTTTATTGCATTACTAATCTTGAGGAACTTAAAAAAAGCGATAGAAAAGACTTTTTAGAGATGGCTTTAAAGCATAGTGTTATTGTTTCGGTTGTCTCAAGTGAAAAAATTGCTTTTCCACAAGTGATTGATATTTCGCGCCAAACCAATAGTGTAGAGTTAAGCGGGGAGATTCTATCTGTGAAAGAATATGAAAAAATCATTATTACCAAATTTGAGAGTCGTTATCCTGATATTGAGCTTGCCAAAAAACTTGGTATGAGTCGCAAGAGCTTGTGGGAAAAGCGTAAGAAGTATGGTATTATTCGTAAAAATAAAAACACCCCACAATCCCAATGA
- the nth gene encoding endonuclease III — translation MKKSVSKSKDFKKHNKKEIEIIKSRFLEHYGDAKTELVYHNIYELLVCVMLSAQCTDKRVNLVTPALFKAYPNVATLSQAHLEDIKILIQSVSFFNNKAKHLITMANQVMNDFNGEIPTTQAELKTLAGVGQKTANVVLIEFFEQNYMAVDTHVFRVSHRLGLSGAKSALETEKELTQVFKTQLSTLHQAFVLFGRYTCKALKPMCENCFVGEFCQKKCNFKPA, via the coding sequence ATAAAAAAATCTGTATCCAAATCAAAGGATTTTAAAAAGCACAATAAAAAAGAAATTGAGATTATCAAATCGCGATTTTTAGAACATTATGGTGATGCAAAAACTGAACTTGTATATCATAATATTTATGAGTTGCTCGTATGCGTAATGCTTTCAGCTCAATGCACAGATAAGCGTGTGAATCTTGTAACGCCAGCATTATTTAAGGCTTATCCAAATGTAGCGACTTTAAGTCAAGCACATCTTGAAGATATTAAGATTTTGATTCAATCTGTTTCATTTTTTAACAATAAGGCTAAACATCTTATCACAATGGCGAATCAAGTAATGAATGATTTTAATGGGGAGATACCAACTACACAAGCGGAGTTAAAGACTCTTGCAGGTGTAGGGCAAAAAACTGCTAATGTAGTGCTTATAGAATTTTTTGAGCAAAATTATATGGCGGTAGATACACACGTGTTTCGCGTTTCTCATCGCTTGGGATTGAGTGGAGCTAAAAGCGCTCTTGAGACGGAAAAAGAGCTTACACAAGTTTTTAAAACGCAACTTTCTACTCTTCATCAAGCCTTTGTGCTTTTTGGTCGCTATACTTGCAAGGCTTTGAAACCAATGTGTGAAAATTGTTTTGTAGGTGAATTTTGTCAAAAAAAATGTAATTTTAAACCTGCTTGA
- a CDS encoding chemotaxis protein CheX, which yields MDIIHRSFFDIVQNSINKTPHDSIMPLKKGYLSRISMIGTHNNVYLLFDKAFLRIFCVEFLGEENPDEQALEDMAKELANLTVGRAKVMTQELGKSFNISTPDFLGHRLIKNYDHGLHFRLDNGRCSIYIRRVD from the coding sequence ATGGATATTATTCATCGTAGTTTTTTTGATATTGTGCAAAACAGCATTAATAAAACACCCCATGATTCAATTATGCCGCTTAAAAAGGGGTATTTAAGCAGGATTAGTATGATTGGCACACATAATAATGTGTATTTGCTTTTTGATAAAGCATTTTTGCGTATTTTTTGCGTAGAGTTTTTGGGTGAAGAGAATCCAGATGAACAAGCGCTAGAAGATATGGCAAAAGAGTTAGCGAATCTTACCGTTGGAAGAGCAAAGGTAATGACACAAGAACTCGGTAAAAGCTTTAATATTTCTACGCCTGATTTTTTGGGACATCGTTTGATTAAAAATTATGACCACGGATTGCATTTTCGGCTTGATAATGGACGATGTAGCATATATATAAGGCGTGTAGATTAA
- a CDS encoding imm11 family protein: protein MRYYKMMYNGQHNDVNTWCSCDLMDMKGNNEYALMESKPILNWQMPIFKIDENDGKILTDLVHNDCSWHIVSPRFMEVMGDLIQDCVQYLDVEIQSKTGDYSGCKVMHVIKSLDALDYERSVYRYMGENNDYLSITKAALIRSKLDESHIFRLKDDELPVFVSQKFRKRVRENNLLGFSFMELGVY, encoded by the coding sequence ATGAGATACTATAAAATGATGTATAACGGACAACATAATGATGTGAATACTTGGTGTTCTTGTGATTTAATGGATATGAAAGGAAACAATGAATATGCCCTTATGGAATCCAAACCTATTTTAAATTGGCAAATGCCGATATTTAAGATTGATGAGAATGATGGTAAGATACTAACTGATCTTGTGCATAATGATTGTAGTTGGCATATCGTTTCGCCGCGATTTATGGAAGTTATGGGAGATTTAATTCAAGATTGCGTGCAATATTTGGATGTTGAGATACAGAGTAAAACGGGGGATTACTCAGGGTGCAAGGTTATGCATGTCATTAAATCACTTGACGCTTTGGATTATGAACGTTCTGTTTATAGATATATGGGTGAGAATAATGACTATTTGAGCATTACCAAAGCCGCGCTTATACGCTCAAAGCTTGATGAAAGCCATATTTTTAGATTAAAAGACGATGAGCTTCCCGTCTTTGTATCGCAAAAGTTTAGAAAAAGAGTAAGGGAAAATAATCTTTTAGGCTTTAGCTTTATGGAGCTTGGCGTGTATTAA
- the thiC gene encoding phosphomethylpyrimidine synthase ThiC, whose translation MRTQWVQQRADDKIRTQLHYAKKGIITKEMEYVANIENISAELIRQEIERGRLIIPANINHTNLKPMGIGIATRTKINSNIGSSSLASSIDEEVEKVKVSIKYGADTIMDLSTGGDLDEIRTAVIQASSVPIGTVPIYQILYDVKNDILQLDIDTMLSVLKKQAKQGVSYFTIHCGFLLSHMPFVAKRKMGIVSRGGSLMASWMMHYHKENPFYEYFDEILKICQEYDVSLSLGDSLRPGCLADASDEAQFAELKVLGELAKRAWKADVQVMIEGPGHVPLNQIERNVELQKQYCNHAPFYVLGPLVTDIAAGYDHIASAIGACVAAWKGVAMLCYVTPKEHLGLPNAKDVREGILAYKIAAHAADIARGRIGARDRDDAMSDARYSFDWNRQFELALDPDRAREYHDEALPQEVFKDAEFCSMCGPKFCSYKISQDIFKAHNAKESEDTQPLASNQ comes from the coding sequence ATGAGAACACAATGGGTGCAACAGCGTGCGGACGATAAAATTCGCACACAACTTCACTATGCAAAAAAAGGCATTATCACAAAAGAAATGGAATATGTAGCTAATATTGAAAATATAAGCGCTGAACTTATACGGCAAGAAATTGAACGTGGCAGACTGATTATTCCCGCAAATATCAATCATACCAATCTTAAACCTATGGGAATTGGCATAGCTACACGCACTAAAATTAATTCAAATATTGGTAGCTCCTCACTTGCAAGCTCCATTGATGAAGAAGTAGAAAAAGTTAAAGTATCTATTAAATATGGTGCGGATACGATTATGGATTTAAGCACAGGTGGGGATTTAGATGAAATACGCACTGCAGTTATTCAAGCCTCAAGTGTGCCTATTGGAACGGTGCCTATATATCAGATTCTCTATGATGTAAAAAATGATATATTGCAGCTTGATATTGACACTATGCTTTCGGTGCTCAAAAAACAAGCTAAACAAGGGGTAAGTTATTTCACTATTCATTGCGGATTTTTACTTTCACATATGCCATTTGTTGCTAAACGAAAAATGGGTATTGTCTCACGTGGTGGTAGCCTTATGGCAAGTTGGATGATGCACTACCACAAAGAAAATCCTTTTTATGAGTATTTTGATGAGATTCTCAAAATTTGCCAAGAATATGATGTATCTCTCTCGCTTGGAGATTCCTTGCGTCCGGGTTGCTTGGCTGATGCGAGTGATGAGGCACAATTTGCCGAACTCAAAGTATTAGGTGAACTTGCTAAAAGAGCTTGGAAGGCTGATGTGCAAGTAATGATAGAAGGACCCGGACACGTGCCGCTTAACCAAATTGAACGCAATGTTGAGCTTCAAAAACAATATTGTAACCACGCACCTTTTTATGTGCTAGGACCTTTGGTTACAGACATTGCGGCAGGATATGACCATATCGCAAGTGCTATCGGTGCGTGTGTTGCCGCTTGGAAAGGAGTAGCAATGCTTTGTTATGTAACGCCAAAAGAACATTTAGGGCTTCCTAATGCCAAAGATGTGCGTGAGGGTATTTTAGCTTACAAAATTGCTGCACACGCTGCAGATATTGCTCGTGGGCGTATAGGTGCGCGTGATAGAGATGATGCAATGAGTGATGCACGATATAGTTTTGATTGGAATAGACAATTTGAACTTGCCTTAGACCCAGATAGAGCGCGTGAATACCACGATGAAGCCTTACCCCAAGAAGTATTTAAAGATGCCGAATTTTGCTCAATGTGTGGTCCAAAATTCTGTAGCTATAAAATCTCACAAGATATTTTTAAAGCCCATAATGCTAAAGAATCTGAAGATACTCAACCTCTAGCATCAAATCAATGA
- a CDS encoding flagellar biosynthetic protein FliO, whose translation MRIHIFLLFFALSANILYAQVQVQNMEIKQEGNMLELILTLSDAYSKAPRLTEQNGYKGVIFPDLQAKSRNQSFKNFFVNEMQIFNIQNNLYVLGIGDTKFIDVSVSRASRALKITFNKIIPPQSEIEKLLKKSHQAQVPVIDITPQPLEAHNKKQESILPFKNDIGIDTWRYVAVLAVMGMLVLVLWFVKRYVVNKKQFGHYLGRFGSQKEAFDPTKIEVVSQKNLDSKHRILTIESNGYRYLILIGAANTTLIDRYPIPQNISAQERLRFDDQFSKLLEQKQERLSKYLHNDKS comes from the coding sequence ATGAGAATTCATATATTTCTCTTGTTTTTTGCTTTATCTGCAAATATACTCTATGCTCAAGTGCAAGTGCAAAATATGGAGATAAAGCAAGAAGGCAATATGCTTGAGTTGATTCTCACATTAAGCGATGCTTATAGCAAAGCCCCACGTTTAACAGAACAAAATGGTTATAAAGGTGTCATATTTCCTGATTTACAAGCAAAATCTCGTAATCAAAGCTTTAAAAATTTTTTTGTGAATGAAATGCAAATTTTTAATATTCAAAATAACCTTTATGTATTAGGTATAGGAGATACGAAATTTATAGATGTAAGTGTGAGCAGAGCATCTCGTGCGCTTAAAATTACTTTTAATAAAATCATACCACCACAAAGTGAGATTGAAAAACTTTTAAAAAAGTCCCATCAAGCACAAGTGCCAGTTATTGATATAACTCCCCAGCCCTTAGAGGCACACAATAAGAAACAAGAGAGTATTTTGCCTTTTAAGAATGATATAGGAATTGATACGTGGCGATATGTAGCAGTTTTGGCTGTAATGGGTATGCTCGTGCTCGTGCTATGGTTTGTAAAGCGATATGTGGTAAATAAAAAGCAATTTGGACATTATCTTGGGCGTTTTGGCTCTCAAAAAGAGGCATTTGACCCTACTAAAATAGAAGTGGTATCACAAAAAAACCTTGATTCTAAACATCGTATTCTTACTATAGAATCTAATGGCTATCGGTATTTGATACTTATTGGAGCTGCAAATACAACTTTAATTGACCGCTATCCTATTCCACAAAACATTAGCGCACAGGAAAGATTACGTTTTGATGACCAATTTAGCAAACTTTTGGAACAAAAGCAAGAACGACTTTCTAAGTATCTCCATAATGACAAGTCATAA
- a CDS encoding bifunctional 2-C-methyl-D-erythritol 4-phosphate cytidylyltransferase/2-C-methyl-D-erythritol 2,4-cyclodiphosphate synthase, with protein sequence MVLDNVSLIMMAAGDSTRFCASNAQTFRCKKQWLRVGEEPLWLVATRNLTHHFSFKQVILTASSKDYVYMQNISPYKVVQGGQTRCQSLRNALKYVDTPLVLVSDVARWDSSDSIIKTMLKALDESVACVVPFVGVADTSFYEGEYLKRESIKLIQTPQLSRVEDLQEALKDTSKDFSDESSALYALGKKIAFVQGSELMNKLTFSSDLKAHITRLSPPSKRVFIGNGIDVHQFEKNKQMWLGGVEIESPFGFKAHSDGDVVLHALSDAILGAIGGGDIGEWFPDTDETYKNADSKMMLSEIYTFAQSVGYELYNADISIIAQTPKIAPYKSAMRECIARILRVPNAHINIKATTTEGLGFVGREEGVCVEACVSMGFINWHTYIKDLH encoded by the coding sequence TTGGTTTTAGATAATGTTTCACTTATTATGATGGCAGCAGGAGATTCTACAAGATTTTGTGCTTCAAATGCACAGACTTTTAGGTGTAAAAAGCAATGGTTACGCGTGGGGGAAGAGCCATTATGGCTTGTGGCTACACGCAATCTTACTCATCATTTTTCTTTCAAACAAGTGATTTTGACTGCCTCAAGTAAAGATTATGTTTATATGCAAAATATAAGTCCTTATAAAGTCGTGCAAGGTGGGCAAACACGCTGTCAATCTCTTAGGAATGCTCTTAAATATGTTGATACGCCCCTTGTTCTTGTAAGCGATGTGGCACGATGGGATAGTTCAGATTCTATTATTAAAACAATGTTAAAAGCACTTGATGAAAGTGTAGCCTGTGTTGTGCCTTTTGTAGGTGTGGCAGATACAAGTTTTTATGAAGGAGAATATCTTAAACGTGAGAGCATTAAACTTATTCAAACACCGCAATTAAGCAGAGTAGAGGATTTACAAGAAGCTCTTAAGGACACAAGCAAGGATTTTAGTGATGAAAGCTCCGCACTTTACGCACTTGGTAAAAAAATTGCTTTTGTGCAAGGAAGTGAGTTAATGAATAAATTAACCTTTAGTAGTGATTTGAAGGCACATATCACACGTTTATCTCCGCCTTCAAAAAGAGTTTTTATCGGTAATGGCATAGATGTGCATCAATTTGAAAAAAATAAGCAAATGTGGCTTGGCGGAGTTGAGATAGAATCCCCATTTGGCTTTAAAGCTCATAGTGATGGTGATGTGGTGTTACACGCTTTGAGCGATGCGATTTTGGGGGCTATTGGTGGAGGTGATATAGGGGAGTGGTTTCCTGATACAGACGAGACATATAAAAATGCAGATTCTAAAATGATGTTGAGCGAAATTTATACTTTTGCCCAAAGTGTGGGTTATGAGCTTTATAATGCAGATATAAGTATCATAGCGCAAACACCCAAAATTGCTCCTTATAAGAGCGCAATGCGTGAATGTATAGCTCGTATTTTGAGAGTGCCAAATGCACACATTAATATTAAGGCAACTACAACAGAGGGATTAGGCTTTGTAGGTCGTGAAGAAGGTGTATGTGTGGAGGCGTGTGTAAGTATGGGATTTATAAATTGGCATACATATATAAAAGATTTGCATTAA
- the fliN gene encoding flagellar motor switch protein FliN translates to MAGESILDKQRIHSAKEIELATYLEDMMKNYTGLLDMEALFNAELGSTKIPLGEILRFEKGSIIDLGKPAGESVEIFINGRVIGKGEVMVYERNLAIRINEILDSNAIVYYLTREKK, encoded by the coding sequence ATGGCAGGCGAAAGTATTTTAGATAAGCAACGTATCCATTCAGCCAAAGAGATAGAACTTGCTACATATCTTGAAGATATGATGAAAAACTATACGGGACTCTTGGATATGGAGGCATTATTTAATGCCGAGCTTGGCAGCACAAAAATTCCACTTGGTGAGATTTTGCGTTTTGAAAAAGGCTCCATTATAGACCTCGGCAAGCCTGCTGGAGAGAGTGTTGAGATTTTTATTAACGGACGTGTAATTGGAAAGGGTGAAGTAATGGTTTATGAACGCAATCTTGCTATTCGTATTAATGAAATTTTAGATTCTAATGCGATTGTATATTATCTCACACGTGAGAAAAAATAA